The Miscanthus floridulus cultivar M001 chromosome 6, ASM1932011v1, whole genome shotgun sequence genomic interval ACAGCAGCGATCATCCTCGTCTTCCATCACGACACATCGGACCTCGCCCTCGACTACAGCCCATTTGGTATGGCTCAACCAAAACGGCTTcgccggtgaagccaaagccggtgaagctaGAAAAACTGACTTTTTcaggcttctagttcattttaaccccggcttacaaaacggcttcacgctacagtgcctcgatttacgcaaaatagatgaagccgaagccggcataagccgtgccaaagaggccctacgACTACAACTCttctggccccgttcgcttggaggaattctggaggaatttggaggaatttagatgaatctgaaggaatttgtgagaggaaaacactgttccggatgaaaaaagaagcggatcaagccgaacTTAAGGGTACGCGAACGGGGCCTCTGTGTAGACGCGAGCTGGATATTATATACGCCGATTACTCCACTCCGTCGGCTATTAAAGTGCCATGTCGCATCGTCTCTCCGGCCAGATTGAATGCGGCTACAACAACGATCTCTCCATATCTGATCTGCCTAAGGCCAACCAACGGCATAAGGATGACGTCACCCGAACTACTCACTCCAACCACATgccgcgtcgcaatgatgatcgccgcgtaGAACGGCGCTACGACGACCGCGACTGACGCCATGACGACAGGCTGAAAAGTTCAAGGGCCGGGCAATTTCATCGACGCGGACCAGATAACATCATATGCCGCCGATCGGACATTATGACTAAAGATAAGTACATCTCCTATATCTGCATTTAATATAGTTTTCTCTAATTATTTTCTCCAAGTTTTCGCCATGCTTCTCCAATTATTATTTGTCCGGTTATTCTCTATAattaaatatctccatgtgttaatATCTTCATGTTTAAGATGCTCCATAATGCAGTATCTTGAACATATTCTTCGTAAACTCACCGACCAGCCACATTCTCACTTGTGTTATCCAGAGACGGTCATGTTCCTGATTTCTCCCTAAACGTGCATGAGCAGTAGCGCTCTGCGTCATGGACATCGGCAGCGGCTCCTCGGCGACGCCTATACCCTTAAGCGTGCATGAGCATTAGCGCTCTACGCCATGTGGTatggctagctagggctagagactcgaTAAAGAACCAATTGGTCGGACTCcgtttatattttaaatttgaacacTTTATACAAAAATACGAACATAATATCGCATATgttgttcatatatttttacatcatgtactacctattctacatatttgtattataGAGGCCAGGTTCAGTCGACGAGCTTATTTTTTACGCTCGGGGACTGAATCAGTTGGGATGGACAAGAGGATCATCGTCCGGATGGTCACACCACCTAGCACTcggacttcaccgccgaccaactGGTCGGATCGTTAGGCTCGATCGGTTGGTCGGATTGCTCGGCGTTGTTGGTAGACTGCTCGGCGCTCCCTATGTCTCGGCgctcacttcgtcgccgaccagttggttgggctgcttggtgctcgattcttcgccaaccaactggtcggattgtccGCCATTTCatcaccagctaagctagggactccttgaCGTTCGGATCCTTCGTGCAAGCgttgccagctaagctggggactcctcggcgttcggattcttcgtgcaagagtcgccagctaagctagagACTCCCTTGATGATCGGATCTtgttacgtctcatcggtgtgctatcaacttGCTTCATGttgttcggattagggtgctgattttgggtagcacatctggggtcttgatacgcacatgacagatgacgttggcaagcttttaggcttattttctttgaccctactacaagattcattcttcatcttctagtaggctcggggactaagtggctacacttcacttggcggtgaatgtagtgcctTTTTTCCTGATTTACACTTTGATCTCAcaaacggagtctaagtggctacacttcgcccAAGATGGagaatttttaaaattttatcttgagccccttatatccttctggcaagccttacttggctaagtccaagATTTGCGTACCAGTTAAACCAGTCGGCTTCGACTGgtcggattaccagttaaactggtcggcactaCATTTTGTTGTTTgtattaccagttaaactggtcggattgCCAGATTTGGTGGCTGACTCCAAGTTAAACTGCTTCGActtgctcaagacggcgttgctcagcggatacaaaGCGCTCGGGGACTacttgtgggggtataaccctaggtatccACGGCAATGGACATTGGCCAcaccaccaggggaggtccagcccataagatcaaggcctacggtgcctagttctggtcggcgtgcaccgcaaggcaatcagaagaaATTTTagcgatgaaggaagatcttttcggatatgatagatatcgtgttccttgtaaatacttaccatatacccaaatagatctagatctaaccgacttgtaaccctacccccagactatataaggcgagcagggactCCCTCGaaatcatctcatattcaatacaatacaccaaagacacaggacgtagggtattacgtcgatcagacagcccgaacctgtctaaatcattgtctctgtACTTGTGTCACTATCTGGTTCCTATTACGTGTACCTCtatcgattcatctactaccgtgagcATACCCCTCAGTAGACTACCGACTATATTTCATCGACACGATCCCCAGCCGACGTGGCTCGTTTGTCGCTCGCACCCTCCCCGTCATGCCATCACCTGCCCATGCACAGGTTTCTCTCGGACACCCTTGCCCATGCAGGGAGGCATGCGCTGCTCCTCACAACGTGGGGCATGCAACTGGACGGCTTGTGTCATACACATTCCACGGCCACCATGCCgagttggatatatatatatgaatcatATCAATTTCAAGAAAGAAGCTTTAAAGCCTTGTGTTGGTTTACTTGAAATGTTGACCATGCATGGGTACGTATCgaccaaattttttatttttagcccttttttgaaaacatttcacaaatatgcctctggaggtaatatttcaaaatctggacccttagctcggcgccatcgttgctggcgccgagcttacactgctcggcgccatcgttgtcggtgccgaggtcttgggctcgacgtagacatggcggtgacttggcaggcagctCAGCGCCATTGATCCTAGTGCCAAGCATGGCGCCGTAGATCCTGGCGCTGAGATGGTGTTTTTTCCTGGCTCCAACCTTCCTACCCGagccttctttctcttctttctcctctctctcagGTTTTTTCTCTGCCCACTTCGCcttacctcacgaatcgacatattggaccttgaaaactttgatttgatccgtagatcttcgagagcaaggtatcatcaCTCTTCTCctagttttttcgcatcgatttggtatatattagtcggatttttcaacctaagaatcatcattacttagggtttcatgcaatttttaacatttgtattatacaacactAGGTTTAGGgattaatgttaattgctttcggttcttagaacaaaattggttgtattatagttatggttctcattgatattaatttgtgatgttttgatttttgtttattAAATTACAActattttgttagatgcaagaaatgtatcgggaggtGTTTTCGCGAAAATGGGgtcatcctcgagaattataccccgacgtgtctagcaaagatgcccccatcccttctgatctccctgtccctaactgtgactgtgattTCCCGGTCAACGTGTTTTAATCGAGACATctagacacagcggcgcgttgcttatacacatgcagtcgttttaatgtaagttattgtttttactatcttttttcttcatttgtgtaagtaggctactaatattttgttggaatcttgttgtgtaggaccatgagatgtgccttttctttcagtggatcgacggtgcagacaagtttgaccctaggtacctccttttcgacgattggtgtagagggagacatccacgtgagcacttcaaacggtgggttccacccccctaacccccccccaatgacggctaaggagaagcacctagccgtagttagacgactcgaggaacctcctctatgcgaatgcggagatcgagctgtgataaaccctaagaatatgTTAGAGTTTGTTTGtccgaacaaacacgaagtaagtggaaagtgtatctatttaaatgtttatctctataggtgtgcgtgtactaatgtattATCTTACAGAATTATGGATTTGCGAAGTGTCGTTCCAATGAGTGGCTCTacagtcctaagaatcaatggctggagccaccaaaggcaaaggaaaagaaaaaagaaaggttaatttacaaagcacctccagtcaagtatgaatgtggtgttaaatccaactacggtctagtccctttgaagcttagaataggccattattgcggccatatggttgactatgattaGGTTGATTATTTTTATGGTAAAcataaaatcgtattttgtttcttttgctaagacatatatgatataatttttcgccTGAACAGAACACTAGGAAATGTAGGTGGGAATGTTACgagggtcaagctaagttcttggataaactgaaggggaggcaagtaattgcacgaaagaggggatatggacctgactacgtcaaactattcattaaacatcataaaaataagatgcgtgagtttactagacagcgcggtattcgtaacccaatcgatgttgggcttgacaaatggggattagaGTGACAGAggacattagaggaggagagggcaaggaaggcggCAAAGGCAGAGACAAGACtacagatgtaggtcttgaacgagcatgttgttgcataatgtgccagtgagtgcttgaaagccttttttcgttgcctaattttaaatataatataatcatgttgctaattgattgcattttatacatcaagGGATTAGATGCAACGAGGACCATACCGCaaaggtggctcgtgcaaggtatgaggaaaaaaagttagatgagcatagaacaCGAGCTGATCGCACCGTTTAATcgtcgattgtgttgtctgatgatggGGACAAggttgaggacgacactgccaggttgagcaatctcatcgctcttgctgaggcaggcttacaggcggaggagacAGAGGACAACACTGACAGACTGAGctagctcatcgctctagcagaggtgggcttgcaggcagaggaggttgaggacgacactagcagactaagtaagctcatcgctctagcagaggcaggcttacaGGCAGAGAAGGCTAAGGACggcactggcagactgagcgagttcatcgctctagtagaggcgggcttgcaggcggaggaggatgatgacgcatTCTTCATTCAGGCCATAGAGGCCACAGATAAAGTGGAGGCTGCTAACTACAGGCGACACGTaggtcagagcaatgcaggtgagcctagccatagcaataaggttgtggtagaggactggtactcggatgatgagttgcttactcagtatgttttagactgaggatttaaaagtgcatttgccccttatgtgggttttggtgtattgatgatatcCAAATTAGGGAATAATGTGATCTTcatgagatatgtcgcagctattagtcccataaaagattcaaagagttgataaagatgaaatggtatccctcaattcttgaagttgtaaaggcggacgaactcaaagcgctctctaaaggttttatttttgtttttgaagttggtctgaggaagatagagtgctcaagcataaaaataaaataaaataaaaaagagacactctagcactccacgagtacgtagaatatttttcagtgactgttagtgtcggaagtcccgacgtaaggcggaactcccaaccgtcggaagtcacgactcatgccggaagtcctgacgcccagtcacttagcctgcacGGTGATTAtggccgtcggaagtcccgacgtgaatCGGACCCCCCCGacagtcgggagtcccgacacaaGTCAGGAGTCTCGACACCTGGGTTTTTGCTGGTCGGCTGTCTGCGCACGTCAGAAGTCTCgacgtatgtcggaactcccgacagtctgTACGATATGATTGGAATATACatgttctaatgaatttacatttagcctgtgtactacatttgtgtctttttagcagtgtagtataattaatgattcacgaaaaaaattcgcaagagtttctcttgtttcaggagcatccatagttacaaacagagacatcattatataatccaaacatttaatcgtccaaagagcataatgcaaccacaacgaacatcacaatcaacataacatgtcctacatagtccacaatgtccatacagtccaaAATAGTTACAGGAAAGTGACTACAAAATCTGTAATAgtacatactaacatctaccacgACACCTCACTTACCCTTGTGATCGAGAGCGCTTGTacttggagtgtaagggtcaggtggacggcgtcccctagtgcctggaggctatgtaggctgagtcgagggagcgtcctagagctgagaggggccaagctcctcaagCCTCTAGTCCACGTTGTtgtcgtcctcgtcctcatcctcatcccctgTAGCTGTTTGGCTAGAGGAatctaagcctcctctgcctgtggAAAGAACAtacacgtcttgcgtcgtgtctgtcctacaaccacaatgAGAAACCGCACGATGTAGCCtatgtgacagcctctgttgttcAAAATTacgttaactgaaagaatctaacatattaataatatgtttgaaagaatattttgaatcttacgtctaggaagctacgcaTGTCGTCGTCCCTAACTCTCGGACGAAAGCACTCACTGTCTTCAACGGAGCATTTGAGgcattgccctgcaacaaagttctcagtaataatacttcttaACATATAGCAacatgttttcttttcttttgtacaacaatctaacgtattataaggatgctatggctcgaaggtggcactaactttAATAGATTCCTCTAATGCATAATGTAatggtatgcaacttaacgtagaaaaataaggcaattgacttaccactctgtccaagattggtcctcCCTCCACCTGCCTTTCTGTacgagtagattggtcgtacgTCGTGTCTTCATCGTTAGAGGACTCGATGTTGGTGTAGTCATCTTATGTCCACTGTACCCTCAGCCTGCAATGTGTCgcacgttggtaccaagcttggtaccgcttgaactcacggttcatgtgcggctcattgttctcatccacattgtcgtgcatctcctcccattgctcaatgtagtactggtggtgcttctcctagtcaaaaatctttctgttcttctgacgatccaacctgcacgtatgtcatcgttacttgaatctatgtacatgtcaccatattaatggaaatggaccatcacgagacatttgaagtagcaaaacacttacttgtgtaagtcaacgccagtcgagaacggagccgttggccaaagctatctcactccaaattagagaacggagccgttggccaaagctgtctcactctaaattggcgtgcaactctatctgaTAGGTGGAACTCAATAGCATAAAaatagattagagggcacctcatcctatagaagttgtCGTCGAACTcacacatgttgctcaaatgaaaaggaagtgccccctctccatcgtacgactcccacgacacctgcaacatgtccaaacaagatgttagatggtatacgaaaccatttcaaaccagcatgggaaataaaatttacttacattAGACGTCgtgagcgtgtctagctcgttcgtgaactcaatgtacgcccgttGTAACCTCGTGTGcggaaccctaacctggtcccaaaagtacgcccacgtcggctgccGACGTGGAGGCTGACCTAGGAATCACTCACGAGGAGCCAGAACATCGGGACGGTCAACTGGTacacgagcccacatccacaactgaagcaggtacacgcatccaccaagtgacgctgTGGACGAagtccgacgacacccctcgTACAACTGCtggtaaagaaaacccaagactgtagagccccagctgtactgacccacctggtcccagtcactgaggcagtggacccacatccatgaTGCAGTGTCACCCGTGGCGTCGGGAAAGAGAATGCGggcaaataggtgtaggatccacgccctgtaGTTGTACCCAACTATCTCCTCATCTGCTTCCtcagggcactgtgcgaactcttgctGGAGCCAGGATattagaactccagaagtgcaagccccttgctcgccagCCTCACGAtcaaggaaggcctctactcgtgctctccagcctTCTGGCatgcactgcccggtgactgcTTTGCCGTGAATCCTCAGGCCTAGCATCTTTTGACAGTCCtggagcgtgactgtcatctccccaaaaggtagatgtaagctgtgagtctccggccgccacctacattttagacaaaaGCAAGACTACAtgtcaaacacgtaacgaaacgcATGTCCTTTAGTAAAAAATACACGCTAACTACTAACGTGAAGGTCTCTAGTATTTAGATAAGTAAATATATACTATGTACTAAGTACTACATATATATACTAAGTACAAAATATATATGTATCTAACTATGTAATAACTATATACGAAAACTAGTTATACCAACATAAgtatctatatatctatctaaATATCTATCTACCTATTACACCCTAACTATTATTAACTAAGCACTAAATTACCAATTCAAATGAATAAAGTAACTTACTTTACTGTGCAGTCGGTGGAGTGCAACAGCAAGCCGCCGGAGCGCCTTGGCGTGCCTGGGCCGGAGCTCCCGCGTGCCTTGGCGTGGCGGGTAAGGGCGGGCACGGCATGGCAGACCGTGCAGGGCGAGGCAGGCCGCGGATGGCCGGCGAGGGCACGCGGGCACGACGGTCGGCGAGGGCGCGCGGGTCGCGGACGGGTGGGGCAGGGCGAGCCACGGCGCCGAGTGGCGCGGCAGGGCAGGGCGCAGCGGGTCGTGGCCAGGCTGGGCGGGACGGCGCGCGACGTGGCGGGCAGGGCGGGCATGGCGGCCGGCGAGGGCGCGCGGGCCGCGGATGGGTGGGGGCAGGGCAGGCCGCGGTGCCGAGTGGCACGGCGGGCGCAGACGCCGGCGTGGGAGAGGGCACGGCCGGGGCGGCTGGGATGGCGCGGGGAGGCACGGGCGTgcgggcgcggtggcgcggcAGCGCCGACGAGGACAGCGCGGACGGTGCGAGCGGGGAtggtagagagaaagagagaggaagagagaatggAACCTCGGGCCCATACGTAAGAGGGCTTGGCGCCAGAattgttggcgccgagctcggcgtcaagatctacgaCGCCGAGCTAGCTGCCATGTTAGCGTCCATGGCGCCAACGTGGCCCTGAGCTGACGTCAAGTTAAGGGTTCAGAATTTGAAATGTTACCTATAGGAACATATCTgtgtaaatttttcaaaaaaaagctaaaaaaatcGGACGTATCGGTCGCTTAGCTAACAGCATTGGACGCATGTGGGCGCCGTGGTCATGCTAACGAGATACTACTTCACGCGGAAGCCTGTTTGGGAGGACGTCAAACCAAACCATCCCCGAGTCCTTAACACTGAGTACATTTTTGGGTTCTGTTTGCTGTCACGACCGGGCGAGCCGAGCCATAGCCGGAGCTGCTGCTATATGCAGAAAAGTAGCCATATCAAACCGTTCTTTGTTTAGATGACGTCGCTGGTAGACAAAACAGAATCGAATTTCTCCAAGTGACGTCTAGGATTTATCCAGCTGAGAGATTTAAGGGGTCGAAAGTGATCGATGGCGCCTCGGGTGAAGATGAGATTTTTACGTCAGCCGATGTGATCGTGTCAGGCTCCGGAAGAGACCAACATGCCCTGCtcgttcgggggggggggggggggggggggggggggggggggggggggatgctgAGGTACTAAGGTCAGATATGGTTCATCACCACTCTGATTGTGTCTTGTTCGCTTCTGAGGCGGCGATAATTGACACAGCAAAGGTGATTTCGTGTCGACGCATTTGATGCGTGATGGCTGTGTACATCCGCCCCTTCCATTCCGAATGCGATGATTGAAGTGGATACTGATTAGGGATGCCGCAGTTTTTTAGTTAAAAGCAAAAGAAGCAGTAGTCCGAAGCCGCCGCCTCTCCTTTTCAGCTCCCTCGCCGTTTTCTGCCTCCTTCTAGGACCCCACTCATAATTCTTACTCTCTGACAAGTCCGCCAAGGTGAAGAGACCCATCTCGCCTTTTTTTTTGATAACACGATGTTTATATTGATGCTATGTGATCTCTTTTCAACTGTAATACATTTGTCAATCACTTTTAATGTTTTGTGTCCATATTCATACTTTTTGCCCATTTGTATCGCACTTTTACCTGTCTTCAAAATGTGTTTAGTTGAAACATTAGCAAGATTATATATATCGGCTTTTGTTACAGTCAATGTGTCATTCATTTGCCACTCTGGACGCTGAATTTCATTAAGCAAAGAATTATTTGTGTAGTGGTATTCTCTTACAAAGGTAAAAGTGCTCAAAAATAAAATGTCAATATAGATACGTCATAGTATTTTAGTTAAAATGTATATTTTTATCTAAAATAGTAAATTATATAATTTATTATGATGGATCGTCAATATAATTCAAAATAAATTTCCTATGTCATTGGCAATTCGATTCTTTAAGGGAAAAACATGATCACTAAACTGTAGAAATTTGTATTTATCACTCATGCACACATTTATTCTTGGTCTCCATGGTGGCATGTGCATTTACTTTGATCTATTTTTTGTACATTAATGTTGGTACAAGTGGTATTAGAAATATTTATAGGCGTAGTTTATCGTTAATTGTAAAGTTGAGGGGTGATTCAATAGTATGCGGGTAACTTTTGCCCATTTCATATTGATAATACTGATAGGATTTGCATGTGTATACATCTattataaggccttgtttagttcctaccCAAAAGTTTACACTATATTCCattgaatatttggacacatgcacggagtattaaatatagattaaaaaataactaattacacatattACGACTACTTTACgaaatgaatcttttaagcctaattagtccatgatttgagaATAAAGTGCCACggtaacacatatgctaataacagattaattaggcttaataaatttgtctcgcggtttaccgacggattctataatttgtttttttatcagTATCTGAACACCCGATGCGACATCCCCAcatgacacccgatgtgacacccaagACTTCACACCCTCGAACTAAACAAGGTCTAAATATAAGTGTGCAGGCATGGGAGCATCAACGTTTGTATACTACGGTTTTCAAAACATCGCAACTATCAAAGGAGGTGGACGAACCGTCCATTAAACAATTTTTGAATAAATGAAAGAGTTATGTTGGAAAGCACTGTGCTCAATTGCTTCGGTAGGGACTCGTGTGTTGATGACTGGACGGCGGATGACCGTCCCTCTCTCACATGACATGATTCGACGACGCGGAAATGTGGATCGCGATGTTCGCGAACACGCATGGTCCTCTTGGTTGCGTTACATCCTCGTCGGACCGATCGACGATCGGACGTGTCACCCATATGCCACATGCACACAGCAGCAGAGCAGCCAGCATTACCGAACGAATCTACTCCGGCCATCAGCGAGCAACAGCAAGCAACGAGTAATCATTGCGTCCACAACACATGCGGACGATGTGTCCAACCAACCAACCACACGCGATCTCGGTGGCAAATCTGCGTTTACACAAATGGCGCACACTTTCACTTCGTTCCCCCAGCCAGTCCCCTGCGGCCCGTCCTCCTCCAGGCTCCCCGGTTGTCCGCTGATCACCGTCGCGCGAGCTCGGCATGTGCGTGCACAGGGTCACGCGCCCTCTCAACAACCACCGCCACCATTAGCCATTACAGCGCCACCAACACCGGCATCCCCATCTACCGCACTAACTCCCCTGCTCCCGTCTGCAGGCAACCGTTGCCACGTTCCCTTGGCCAAAAAGCCAGGGCTGTAGTTAaggttgactgatttggtgtcaGAGTAAAATGCTGTTTATTGACGGAAAAGTACGGTATATAAGTCAAGCGAACAAAGCACCTGTATATGTACTGTAGCAGTGGAGCACAGCCAAGGACGCGACGCGATTGGCATTGGACGGCACAGGAAGAATCAGGCTGCTGAGGTTTCAATCTCAGATCCATCGACCATGAAGCACTGTTGAACCATGATTTTGTCTTAAAAAATGTACAACTGGCCGGGATTCGAGTTTATGACAATTTCAAGCCTGTCTGGCAGACCCCAGGCTGAACTGAAGTGAGTGATCGGACGTGCCATCATCACCGACGTCCAAGGAGCAGTGAGTGATCAGGCCAACCAACTTCATAAAACCATAAATGAACCGGCTCACCTCACCTCAGCCCTCAGCAGAAGATTGGATTTGGAGGAGACTGTTAGCTATAGCGAGTGAGGTGTGAGCCCATGCGGCCGGGCCTTAAGATTGATGATGGCTCTGCTGCAAGCCTGCAATGCATGCTTTCGGCGAATAAATAGCCATTGCAGTTACCCATCTATCCAAGTACACGTGCAAACGGACAACTCAACTGTGCGCTATCGCACAACATGTGACTGAGAGGACCACGAGACGAAGAACCGACGGATAGATGGATGGATCGATCGATCGACCTACTACTACCCATCGATCCTTTATGGCTACATCCATCCATCACATGCATGCTTTCAGATCCCCTGACCTCTGTTtccctaggccttgtttagattgcaagagttagaaaattttggtaccgtagcactttcgtttgtatttgataattattgtccaatcatggattaattaggctcaaaagattcgtctcgtaatttacaatcaaactgtgtaattagttatttttttatctatatttactgTTGTATGCATGTGTCTCTAGATccgatgtgatggagagagagtgaaaaaacttagaactttgaagtaatctaaacaaggccctagtagcTGTTTCTGTCGGAAGGAgtgatggtgcatgagacatgGGTCACTGTGACTGTGAGCGCTCCCGCTCCAGCTCCAGGAAAATGAGCTacttctaagttttt includes:
- the LOC136461433 gene encoding protein MAIN-LIKE 2-like, whose protein sequence is MTVTLQDCQKMLGLRIHGKAVTGQCMPEGWRARVEAFLDREAGEQGACTSGVLISWLQQEFAQCPEEADEEIVGYNYRAWILHLFARILFPDATGDTASWMWVHCLSDWDQVSWESYDGEGALPFHLSNMCEFDDNFYRMRTDTTQDVYVLSTGRGGLDSSSQTATGDEDEDEDDNNVD
- the LOC136461434 gene encoding uncharacterized protein, with protein sequence MAGEGTRARRSARARGSRTGGAGRATAPSGAAGQGAAGRGQAGRDGARRGGQGGHGGRRGRAGRGWVGAGQAAVPSGTAGADAGVGEGTAGAAGMARGGTGVRARWRGSADEDSADGASGDGREKERGRENGTSGPYVRGLGARIVGAELGVKIYDAELAAMLASMAPTWP